In one window of Limnohabitans sp. MORI2 DNA:
- a CDS encoding NAD(P)-dependent oxidoreductase, producing the protein MMPTAKPSLFFIGVGNMGNPMAANLVKAGYTVTVFDVSRAKADNLLALGATWVNSLAEGAANADVVMASLPGPVQVREVMLGEQGVLAHVKPGACVIDTSTSAVELVRELVALAQTKNVDFLEAPVTNAVDMAALGRLSIFVGGDKACFEKYKPIFEVIGEKIFHVGEPGNGATIKLLTNLLWFVSAAAIGEGLMLGAKAGIPLHTVWEAIKSSAGNSWVAEHDVPSIFAGHYDPSFSLALCCKDLGLINGIAKSQGYDLPMGGMAQQLFQQAMATYGPDAAELHVVKLLEERVGHMLRP; encoded by the coding sequence ATGATGCCAACTGCAAAACCAAGCCTTTTCTTCATCGGTGTTGGCAATATGGGCAATCCCATGGCCGCCAATTTGGTGAAGGCGGGTTACACCGTCACAGTCTTTGATGTGTCTCGTGCGAAAGCCGACAACCTGCTCGCCCTCGGTGCCACTTGGGTCAACAGCTTGGCCGAAGGCGCTGCCAACGCAGATGTGGTGATGGCATCCTTGCCTGGGCCTGTACAAGTGCGCGAGGTGATGTTGGGTGAGCAGGGCGTGTTGGCGCATGTCAAGCCTGGTGCTTGCGTGATCGACACATCGACCAGCGCCGTGGAGTTGGTGCGTGAGCTGGTTGCTTTGGCTCAAACCAAAAACGTTGATTTTTTAGAAGCACCTGTGACCAACGCGGTGGACATGGCCGCCTTAGGGCGGCTCTCCATTTTTGTGGGGGGCGACAAAGCCTGTTTTGAAAAATACAAACCCATCTTTGAGGTCATTGGCGAAAAAATCTTTCACGTGGGCGAACCAGGCAATGGCGCGACCATCAAGCTGCTCACCAACTTGTTGTGGTTTGTCAGTGCTGCTGCGATTGGTGAAGGTTTGATGCTGGGCGCCAAGGCTGGCATTCCGCTGCACACCGTGTGGGAGGCGATCAAGTCAAGCGCGGGCAACAGCTGGGTGGCCGAGCACGATGTGCCATCCATATTTGCAGGTCACTACGATCCAAGCTTTTCGCTGGCTTTGTGCTGCAAAGATTTAGGCCTGATCAACGGCATTGCCAAATCACAGGGCTACGATTTGCCCATGGGTGGTATGGCGCAACAGTTGTTCCAACAAGCCATGGCCACCTACGGACCAGATGCGGCTGAGCTGCATGTGGTGAAACTTTTAGAAGAGCGTGTCGGACACATGCTGCGACCATGA
- a CDS encoding class I SAM-dependent methyltransferase, translating into MGDYTNMAGYYDVIMTSGYYDYKKIVDSLVSHHPQRNVLEIGCGTGLILEELAKRQPQLPITGIDLTAPMLSIAKKRLAPFSTVSLSQQNITELSLNEKHELAFSYGGVWYFVIDGDKEPFLVSHIADEQANHLGFEHLAKHIAVGGTLLLGIQGPHHDYETVISNGMKYSQKIDPTDIGFTKHYYLKDGDHKVMDQTVHYRTYTFAEAQALMGTYGFEYVPEKDRNQLFLQFKKVK; encoded by the coding sequence ATGGGTGACTACACAAACATGGCTGGTTACTACGACGTCATCATGACCTCGGGCTACTACGATTACAAAAAGATTGTGGACAGCCTTGTCTCACATCATCCCCAACGTAATGTTTTAGAAATTGGCTGCGGTACAGGGTTGATTCTGGAAGAGTTGGCCAAGCGCCAACCTCAGTTGCCTATCACTGGAATCGATTTGACAGCGCCCATGTTGTCGATCGCAAAAAAACGCTTGGCTCCGTTTTCGACGGTGTCGCTTTCGCAGCAAAACATCACCGAGTTGTCATTGAATGAGAAGCATGAGCTGGCTTTCTCTTACGGTGGCGTTTGGTATTTCGTGATTGATGGTGACAAAGAGCCGTTCTTGGTCAGCCACATTGCAGACGAGCAAGCCAACCACTTGGGTTTTGAACATTTAGCCAAGCACATTGCTGTAGGCGGCACCTTGTTGTTGGGTATTCAAGGGCCTCACCACGACTACGAGACTGTGATTTCAAACGGGATGAAGTATTCACAAAAAATTGATCCCACAGACATCGGCTTTACCAAACACTACTACCTCAAAGATGGGGATCACAAAGTCATGGATCAGACAGTCCACTACCGCACCTACACCTTTGCGGAGGCGCAGGCCTTGATGGGGACCTATGGATTTGAGTACGTGCCTGAAAAAGACCGCAATCAACTGTTTTTGCAGTTCAAGAAAGTGAAATGA
- a CDS encoding aspartate aminotransferase family protein has product MTHQSRLLAEAHLHMPQGVAENYRYWGEKDTVFIASAKGCTLTDVDGKTYVDFRLGYGPIILGYRDERVDNAVIEQITQRGTLSGFSTELDTTVVKQIKGMCPNIDKMRFANSGTEAVMGAVRTARGFTQRDRVAIVEGSFHGLYDEMMWKSDIEHWQPGSKVAPKVIPFGGGIPERSRELLSIISHNDFEALENLFATQGDTLACVVIEPIIGNAGSVAASQEWLQRLRDLCTQHGTVLIIDEVKSGFRVAKGGAQELYGIHADLTTYAKAMGNGYPVAAFGGKAHVMDVVGSHPGGVVHGGTYTANLVALSAAHATLKILTETNAQQTINHAGEQIQAVLGRVFTAAGLEHAFAGPPAMFGIHFSATVPTNYRDWRVTNSELYRKFAWELIARGVMLEPDSREPWFICEAHQHMDMGWLEEVATQSIRVALAAKD; this is encoded by the coding sequence ATGACACACCAATCGCGTTTACTGGCCGAAGCCCATTTGCACATGCCGCAAGGCGTGGCAGAGAACTACCGCTATTGGGGCGAGAAGGACACCGTGTTCATCGCCAGCGCCAAAGGCTGCACGCTCACCGATGTGGACGGCAAAACCTATGTGGACTTTCGCTTAGGCTACGGTCCCATCATCTTGGGCTACCGCGACGAACGCGTGGACAACGCGGTGATTGAACAAATCACGCAGCGTGGCACGCTCTCGGGCTTCTCGACCGAGCTCGACACCACCGTGGTCAAGCAAATCAAAGGCATGTGCCCCAACATTGACAAGATGCGCTTTGCCAATTCGGGTACCGAGGCGGTGATGGGCGCAGTGCGCACCGCGCGCGGCTTCACCCAACGCGACCGCGTGGCGATCGTAGAAGGCTCGTTCCACGGCTTGTACGACGAGATGATGTGGAAGTCCGACATCGAGCATTGGCAGCCGGGCAGCAAGGTGGCACCCAAGGTGATTCCCTTCGGTGGTGGTATTCCAGAGCGCAGCCGCGAGTTGTTGAGCATCATCAGCCATAACGATTTTGAAGCCTTAGAAAACTTGTTTGCCACGCAAGGCGACACCTTGGCCTGTGTGGTGATTGAGCCCATCATTGGCAATGCAGGCAGCGTGGCCGCCAGCCAAGAATGGTTGCAGCGTTTGCGTGACCTGTGCACACAGCACGGTACGGTGCTCATCATTGATGAGGTGAAGTCTGGCTTTCGCGTCGCGAAGGGCGGGGCGCAAGAGTTGTACGGCATTCATGCCGACCTCACCACCTACGCCAAAGCCATGGGCAACGGCTACCCTGTTGCTGCATTTGGCGGCAAAGCGCATGTGATGGATGTGGTGGGCTCTCACCCAGGCGGTGTGGTGCATGGCGGCACGTATACGGCCAACTTGGTCGCGCTCAGTGCCGCACACGCCACACTCAAAATTTTGACCGAGACCAACGCGCAGCAAACCATCAACCATGCGGGTGAACAAATTCAAGCAGTGCTGGGCCGTGTGTTCACAGCGGCAGGCCTTGAGCATGCCTTTGCAGGCCCGCCTGCGATGTTTGGCATTCACTTCAGCGCCACCGTGCCCACCAACTACCGTGATTGGCGTGTAACCAACAGCGAGCTTTATCGCAAGTTTGCGTGGGAATTGATTGCACGTGGTGTGATGCTTGAACCCGACTCACGCGAGCCATGGTTCATTTGCGAAGCGCATCAGCACATGGACATGGGCTGGCTCGAAGAGGTGGCCACGCAGTCCATCCGCGTGGCCTTGGCGGCGAAAGATTAA